A section of the Heliangelus exortis chromosome 27, bHelExo1.hap1, whole genome shotgun sequence genome encodes:
- the LOC139787813 gene encoding ankyrin repeat domain-containing protein 7-like, translated as MGLLKKKQKLPHSGSAPGQPCTAATAGTSAPEPQQQGLDRLHRAAACGHLAWLRRWHWWVEIWGIDRRDRENRTPLHLACANGHTEVVTFLVRHRCQLDAADSLRRTPLMTAVQFHQEDCVSFLLEHGADPNLTDTDGHTALHLAIQAHNKNLVGLLLRHFVDHRVKNKEGFTPLALAVSEGQEEIVEILLKAGVDVHARDQHQRQGVYPNVSLWYSFCWIAEKHGNVL; from the exons atggggctcttaaagaagaagcagaagcttcccCACTCTGGCAGCGCTCCTGGTCAGCCCTGTACTGCTGCTACTGCCGGCACCAGTGCCCCTgagcctcagcagcaaggtctggACAGGCTGCACCGCGCAGCTGCCTGCGGccacctggcctggctgaggcgCTGGCACTGGTGGGTTGAGATTTGGGGCATCGACCGCCGCGACAGggagaatcg gacacctctccatctggcgtGTGCGaacggccacacagaggtcgtcACATTTCTAGTAAGGCACCgctgccagttggatgctgCTGACAGTCTCAggagaacacccctgatgacg GCAGTACAGTTTCATCAAGAAGACTGTGTGTCTTTTCTGCTAGAGCACGGTGCCGACCCAAATCTCACCGACACCGATGGCCACACTGCCCTCCATCTGGCCATCCAGGCTCATAATAAAAACCTCGTGGGGCTTTTACTCAGGCATTTTGTCGATCATCGTGTCAAGAATAag gagggctttaccCCACTAGCTCTTGCTGTCTCTGAAGGTCAGGAAGAGATAGTAGAAattctcctgaaagcaggagttGACGTGCATGCTCGAGACCAGCATCAAAGGCAAGGGGTTTATCCAAATGTGTCCCTTTGGTATTCTTTCTGTTGGATTGCTGAGAAGCATGGGAATGTGCTCTGA